The Vigna unguiculata cultivar IT97K-499-35 chromosome 11, ASM411807v1, whole genome shotgun sequence genomic sequence AAATTCTCCAACACAACCCACTCTGCACACATAATCGCTTGGCACAACACCAGCGTCGCCAGGTGAAACATCATTTCAGACCGCCTGGTGGAACACTTGATGCCACCAGGCACCAGCCCACTAGATTTTAGTCAAAACCCAATTTTACTAAAACCCCCTGGCGGGACCCATTACGTCACCAAGCGCCAACACTCGAGTTTTGCCCTAGAGTTCCCTTCGTGGCCTATCGCTTGGCAGGTCAATTTTCACCGTCAGGCGCCATACTAGTAGTGTGAAAACTACAGGTTTTTCTCCACCAAGTTAGGTTGTAATGAACCGAATTCCCAAACCACACAATTCAAAATATCACCACACATACACTTATACTTGTATTGATACAATTGCTCAATTACACAAGTCATACAACAACATAAGAcacaatcaattatatatacttaTTCATACTTGAACAATGCAACCAATGTAATTTCATTGAGGTTTACTTATACTCTTAGTaaacttaaaacataaaaaaaaatagggaaaTGCTCAATAAATCATGTTAGTCATCCTCTGTATAGATCCCCTTACACCACCCCTCAACCCACAATCATCTTAACTTCACAATATATACTTATTCCTCATGCCCCTGCAAACCCATTACATGTAAAGGATGATCATCATGTTCCTCATACATACAAATTCATTGAACCCAATTTATATTGCCATCCCATAATTAAACCCAACAAACCACCTAGGGAACCCCTACCCGCTACCAACACACTGTAACCCAGAGGGCACCTCTgtatcaatttagagactaattataatattttgaaactattttagttgtcaataatttttagtttttaaattgatacttaaattggtcactatatagtgactaattatttttgttactaaaatttatcattattcatAGATTTTCTTGTACCATACTACGACTTTGTAAATTAGAtacttataataaatatatcgGATACGGATATGTGACTCAAGTTAAAGTATCCAtgcatcataaataaaaattatttataataaaattataaaattatttacatataattttatgaatataagaataataatgataatcattttattatttttcaatatcgtaaaaaaaagttgactattatatgttttcactattatatattttaactattatatgATAATGATTTTGAAACAATAACTTCTATATGGTTGAAATAGAAGCACATAcacaaataattttatgttatatattgttatcattgtgtaatctcttttatataagaaaaaaaagtgaatttatCTTGTGTATATATACACATGTTTTATCCTTATCTATATTATTCTCTTGGTTTGTTAggatttgatttatatatatatagacatgTTTTATCTTTATCTATATTATTCTCTTGGTTTGTTAGGATTTGATTCATAtgtaataataatcaaataaaataataacactaattaTATCAAAGGTAATGTTTTCGTTAAATATTCTCTTTATcagtaaagaataaaaataaataaaaaattacttaaaggCCGCTATAACTCATATCACAacttatatacatttatatatttatatttaaaaaattattatatattttatttaatttttataataatttacatGTATAACAATTTTGAAGTATTGGTTTCTAAACATACATCGAAatgttttctaatttaatttaatatatatatatatatatatatatatatatatataaatattttaacaaatttattattattatattatgtttttaatttaaacaatctGCTTTATTaagttccaacgatgtttatctcatctacataaacaacaattatgaaaaattcattttctaatactttcatataaatacaaggacaaatatgattatttatataccattcttttaataagtacttcACAACACAGTTATATCATGTATGTCCTTATTGCTTTAATCAAATAAAGAgacttgttcaattttattgaataattatctttagaatttgtcttcTTTAGTTAATTAAATTCTTCAGGAATTTTCctataaatataattctcaagagaataaaaaataaataagatgcAACATCATCCATTAAATGTAAATGCAGATCTTCTAGTGCAACTGGGATAATCAAATATCAAAATGTtattgcatccaatactagtgaacatGTCTCTTCACATATAGtatcactataaaaaaaatccttgattaatgaccaattttagtgacaaaaaataattagtcattatagtgaccaatttagataccaatttataaactaaaatttattagtaactaaaatagtttcaaaaaattataattggtctctaaattggcaattaaaacaatttctatgatgaattggtctctaaattggtcactatcaTTAGCTACCTAGATCTCGCCTACCAAaagaattggtctctaaattagtctgtaattatgaaattagtttctaaattgatctctaaacataatttttatcataaaatttttcattatttgatagtttttttgtaatgtatatgattatttaataaaagaaactcatatatatatatatatatatatatatatatatatatatataaattaaccgcgtacattttatttaagatttataaGAATTTACATATATTATGGATAATAATTACGAAGGtgagatatttaaaaataaattgaaatattctatactttaatatttttgagaaAGTATattcaaaaatctcaaataacattgaaacattaatatatagaaaaattgaaGGTACACATGATTATTGATATTACGTCGACCTTTTTTTATTAGCAGAATTTCGTAATTATCAACGACATAAGTAAATTCAACTTTTGTTACGgcagaaataaaattaatattacctaaataaaaattattatatagtaaaaataattatatatatatatatatttatatttaaacaattattatatattttatttaatttttataataatttacatGTATAACAATTTTGAAGTTGTGGTTTCTAAATATACATTGAAATactttctaatttaatttatatatataatatcagacttcgtttaatttttttaacaaatttattattattattattatattacgtttttaatttaaaaaatctgctttattaatttcttatggattttttgtttttttataataagaaattaaatattttattatattcagcttgttttaaaagggaaaaaaatcattattgtaattattataatataattttaatacaattatacttatatttttatattagtaaaattatagttttatatattattatataaaccgaattttagtgaaaaatatatactttcattATACAAATatggttaattttaaaaagaaaaagtagttATTTCGTATATATATGGTTTTAAAGAAGTAATTAGaattcctaaaatttttatttttttcaatatcatAATCTtctatgaaattatataaagatGTGTTTGGGTTTAGGTATTATAGAGTTATCTATTCTATAATATGGTAAAATTActctaatttaataaaagataaaattgtccGGTTGGAAAACTACCTTcaactaaaaaaaagttttatccACTTCATAAAGTTATAGGTGAAAACAATTAACGAATGAAAActgaaatttaagaaaaaaaaatactactatcttatttatagataaaaaatacaGTAATGTCTTATTTATAAAGCAAAAGTAAGATGTTATATCTTATTATATCTctatcttgttttgttttctaataATAGATGAAGAAGTTGCATATCAGTAACAATATTATCTTAGTTTTTCTCTATATATTCATACAATTTTGCACACTAAGGACTACCTTTCTCcctctttctcttctctgtTACATAGGTGATCGAGCGAGTAATttctttctatttctcttttcACAGTCTgttgagaagaagaaaatggtgaAAGTGAGTATCTTTGTGGTGTGGCTTATGCTCTTGCATTGTTGGATAGCCAcgagtgaggcaaagtacttgAAATATAAAGACCCAAAACAGCCTCTGAATGTTCGAATCAAGGATCTCATGGACAGAATGACTTTAGAGGAGAAAATTGGTCAGATGACACAAATTGAACGTAAAGTTGCTTCTGCAGAAATCATGAAGAACTATTATATTGGTAAgctcaattttttcaattaaaataaattcatttagtTGTTTTGTTATATGGTTTGTGCTTTTGGTAGGGAGTGTGCTGAGTGGGGGTGGTAGTGTTCCAAAGCCACAAGCTTCTGCAGAGGATTGGATGAACATGGTGAATGATTTACAAAAGGGTTCTTTATCAACTAGATTGGGGATTCCTATGATATACGGGATCGATGCTGTTCATGGcaataataatgtatataatGCAACAATTTTTCCTCACAATGTTGGCCTAGGTGCTACCAggtatattcttctttttttaattgctttgtatgtttttagcttatcaaataaaattatttttaaaattatatttgtgtatCATGATGAAATTTATCTCTCATCAAACAGAGATCCTAAACTCGTGAGGAGAATTGGAGCAGCAACTGCTCTAGAAATTAGAGCTACTGGAGTTCAATATGCCTTTGCACCTTGCATAGCGGTAACTAATAcctttttattgaataattctattatcaacatctaatgatAATTATGTCATATCTATTTTCCCTTATATATAGATTTATCTTATAATATGATATGTGGTATAGGTTTGTAGAGATCCAAGGTGGGGAAGATGTTATGAAAGTTATAGCGAAGACCATAGAGTAGTTCAAGCTATGACTGAGATCATTCCAGGTCTGCAAGGTGAAATCCCAGCAAACTCGCCAAAGGGTGTTCCATTTGTTGCTGGAAAGTAAGAACTTCATTATTCCCTTTGTTTCTATCTTTTGTTACTTGCAAGaatttatcatataaaatattaatccaTTTGTTTGCATAGGCGAAAAGTTATAGCATCCGCAAAACACTATGTTGGGGATGGAGGAACCATAAAGGGAATCAATGAAAACAACACGGTGATAAGTAGACATGGATTGCTTAGCATTCACATGCCAGCCTATTATAACGCAATCGCCAAGGGTGTTTCGACTATCATGGTCTCTTATTCAAGCTGGAATGGAGAAAAGATGCATGCCAATCGTAATCTAATCACCGACTTTCTAAAGAATTCATTACGCTTTAGGGTAATATTCAACTTCTGAGGGCttcatttaattcaaaatagCAAATTGACATAGTAAACGAGTCCTGAATTTTGTCTGCTTTTCGTAGGGTTTTGTCATATCAGACTGGAAGGGAATTGATAAGATCACTACCCCTACGCATGCAAACTACACATATTCCATTTACGCAGCAATCACTGCTGGAGTTGACATGGTAAACTAGGAGTTTAATGCACAAACTTGAATGATTTTTCCATTTACCTTTCAACATCTTCTAATACTTGCTTTGGTAATGTTGTAGGTAATGGTTCCCCTCAACTACACAGAATTCATAGATGGCCTAACCTTATTGGTGGAAAGTAATGCCATACCAATGAGCCGAATTGATGATGCAGTAAGGAGAATTTtgagagtaaagtttgttatgGGCCTTTTTGAGAACCCATTGGCTGATCATAGCCTAGTTCACCATCTTGGGAAGAAGGTTTGTTTGTAGTTAAACATGTGTATATTTTTCATCTAC encodes the following:
- the LOC114170556 gene encoding uncharacterized protein LOC114170556, whose translation is MVKVSIFVVWLMLLHCWIATSEAKYLKYKDPKQPLNVRIKDLMDRMTLEEKIGQMTQIERKVASAEIMKNYYIGSVLSGGGSVPKPQASAEDWMNMVNDLQKGSLSTRLGIPMIYGIDAVHGNNNVYNATIFPHNVGLGATRDPKLVRRIGAATALEIRATGVQYAFAPCIAVCRDPRWGRCYESYSEDHRVVQAMTEIIPGLQGEIPANSPKGVPFVAGKRKVIASAKHYVGDGGTIKGINENNTVISRHGLLSIHMPAYYNAIAKGVSTIMVSYSSWNGEKMHANRNLITDFLKNSLRFRGFVISDWKGIDKITTPTHANYTYSIYAAITAGVDMVMVPLNYTEFIDGLTLLVESNAIPMSRIDDAVRRILRVKFVMGLFENPLADHSLVHHLGKKKHRDLAREAVRKSLVLLKNGENPNQPLLPLPKRASKILVAGSHADNLGYQCGGWTIEWQGVTGNNVTKGTTILSAIKNTVHKDTEVVYKENPDLDYVKSNNFSYAIVVVGEKPYAETNGDSLNLTISTPGPETINNVCGGVKCVTVIISGRPVVIQPYVDKIEALVAAWLPGTEGEGVIDVLFGDYGFMGKLPRTWFKNVDQLPMNIGDSHYDPLFPFGFGLKTKPHKAN